Part of the Falco naumanni isolate bFalNau1 chromosome 3, bFalNau1.pat, whole genome shotgun sequence genome is shown below.
CTGGGCGACGCTGGGTGACCTACTTCAATTGTCTAGCTGGTGTCTTTAACACTGTGAAAGAACTCTTCTCTATTTCTAATCCCACTGTGTTAGcaattagaagaaaagaaagggtgCTCCCATAATGAGAATTTATTCCTCTGTCTGAATACAAAGTAATAAACTCTTAATGTGTTGTCTTCAAATGGAATAGAGATTCTGATTGTTCCCTGATAATAAACATTGTCAAACTAAGTAAAGGGCTTCTTTAGTGAAATGCAATTACCAATCTTGTGAAAAATgtactttgttttcagaatgtaATTGGGGGAACTTATTAGAAGTAAAGGCAAAGAATCCTGTTGATGATTTACAACCCATCTTTAATTATTCCTGCTTGGTTGCCAgtatcctgaaaaaaacaaggaCTGAAATCAATATTGTTAGAGCTAGAATGAAAAACTTTTCTGCCAGGGTAGGTAGAGTGAGGAGGCTAATATCCGACCAGCTGAGTAACTAGAGGATTATGGATAAGGACATAGCTATTCCAAGCCTAGTCCCTCCTTCACTTTAATACCTACCTCTAAAAAGTAGATTTGTAAGTagtttatatttaaacatttttatgacCATGTTAAGGCTTAATGTGTGTGGCTGTTGCCAGTACTCTATGCTAAAATAAACTGGTAACCCTGTAAAAACATGACTGACAGATTCTGGCACTTCTTTAATGCATACAGTAACGACGTCCCACTTCAAACACAGCCTGCGTGAGCCAGATGGTTCAACACATGGTCGCTGAATGCACACTGTTAAGAAGATCACAAGCCCAGCCTGCACAAAGCGAGAAACTTCTAGCAGTCCTATGAAATGTCAGTTTTAATCTAGGTGATGAAAACTACTAAATTAAGACACAGCTTCCCATTTTACCCATTCCCCTTCCTGAAACCCTAACTCTGAGCATACTATTGGGATGCAATGTAATCCAGTTGCCTGCCAAGTAGATGGCCCATTCCTTtaatgaaacaaacatttgttAGACAAATAGAAAAAACCTACAAGCACTTTAGCTCAGTGTTACCAAGAACACAAGGATTCTGTTACAGGTGACTGATCATTACAGATAACCAGGAAATCTTTTGACAGGTGTGACGTTTTCTAGGTGCACTTAAAAAGTCTAAGTGGCATGTCCTGAAAACAAGCCCGAGTAATTCATTTTAGGACTGCCCTTCATTTTACCCTTTTTAAGGTAGAGTGTGCAAAGATTTCTTGTGAATTTACATCATGCCTTTCCTCTGACAAAGGATGAGGACAGCTGTTAACTATACCCTCTAGCTAAGCAGGGGGTAAATCTGAGATCGAGCCTGGGGTGTCTGTGGGGGGCAAACCAACTCTCCCCAAATGTTAAAAGAATTCTTCTGATTCAAAGTCTTAGAAATCTTGCATAGGAATTGGGTAACAACAGAGTAAACTGGTTTCCAAAGagtaaaatgtataaaatgtgACTGCATCATTGTAACAATAcagctttaaacaaaaaaccccctcacaacaacaaaaaaaagcaaaaccaaaaacccaaccaagcAACAAAACTGTGCATAGCAGGTCACACTATCTAAGAAATGCTTCTAGTGGCAAAAAAAGGTTAAGTCCTGGCTGTCAAAATGGCTGGTGATAAATACAACTCTGACCTTTTTGCCTCCTGTCCAAGGTATTGACTTTGCAACACGCAAGATAGCAAAAATGCTGAAGCCTCAGAAAGTGATCAAACAAGATGGTGATTCATTTTATATCCATACCACTAGCACATTCAGAGATTATTTGCTTCAGTTCAAAGTTGGAGAAGAGTTTGAAGAAGATAATAAAGGCCTGGATAACAGAAAATGCAAGGTAAGGCTGAATATATAAAATGAAGAGGCCGTGACAAAATTAAGATGCCATGATCAATCCAGCTACTTGAGCTGAAATTGTTCCAAGAACACTACTTGTAATGCAATGCAGAGGTAGGAGCCCAAGGTGGACAAAGAGTCTCACTTTCCCTCAGGAGCAGTATTTACGTCCCTTTTATCCAGGAAAAAAGGACATTGTCTATGAGTATACTGCAGAACTGAGACAAAGACCTACAGATacacttttttgtttcctctttcacaGAGCCTAGTTACCTGGGAAAATGACAGACTTGTCTGTATCCagactggagagaaaaagaacagggGCTGGACTCACTGGCTTGAAGGAGATGACCTCCACCTGGTATTTACTTCAGATTTCTACTAATTTGGTCTCTGACAAAAATAAGATCTATAACGCGGTCATGGCGTGCACAAGTCATCTTCTAGTTCTGTAGTATTTGTAACGGAATGGTACATGGTGAGTACGTGATACTTTGATTTTAGTTTACCTGGAACAACTTCATTGTTTCACTGTAACATATAGTTAAATTCAGAATGTTAAGCATAACTTAGCATGGTGGCACAGTGGTGGTCACTAGTCATGGCAAGGGATTTGTGTTCACCTTTAGAAGCTGTTCCTTTGATTActataaacatttatatttctgtctggttttattttgggtaGGAGCTTCGTTGTGAGAATCAAGTATGTAAACAGGTCTTCAAGAGAGCTTGAGTATGCGTACTAGTTCCTACATGGAGAGACAGCTATATACTAGGACTACACATTCTCATGTCCAGTGATGGCTGTACGGACAAGAACTGATTCCTTGCACCTATTAACCTAAATGGGCTGATGTTTCTGGCTCAGGAAATAAGTCTGCTGTTGCCAGTGTTAAAGATGTGATTTTTGCTAATAAATGCCTTAAACCAGTCTTAAGTACCTGACTTCTGAATGTCTTTctggatggggaaaaaaaccccaacccaaaacataGGTGATATGGTTTGGGTCTCTAATTAACTAACTGTAATTCAAACCAAGAAAAGGTGGCTTTTCTAAAGGGGCATGCCAACATCAAACAAAACAGAGGAGGAATGATGGCAGAGAAGTGAAGATGACTACAAAGGATACAGATTTATTATTCAAAACGCTTCCCTTTAAGATGCAGACTACTAGTTAACTCCACTTGTATCTTAAATGTGTAATGTAAGGTCCTATATTGCACCACAGCTGctttgttctaaaaaaaaaaaattaagttcagCTTACCAGAGGAAATGAGCCTGTGATCAAATCCCAGAACAGTGAAGATGGGTCAGAGTAATCCATGTAGATTCCAGTCTGCAAAATAACTGAACTTTATAAGCACATATACAGAGTGAAAACAATGCTTCTTCACTTAAGATTTATTTGCATACATTTGTTCATTTAGGTTAAATGATTTTCTTTTCGACCTTGTGTAATCTTGCATACAGAAGTAAGTTTTATTCTGTCTCCTGTAAACACATGGAAGTGGTCAGATCAACTTGGTAGCTACATGTGAAATGAGTTGCTGCCTATTGTTGGTAACACTAATATTGCAGGTATCTTATCACTAGTGGAAAGAGAGTTTGATTAATCTAGCTTAATCTTAGTAACTTAATTACTttctatgaggaaaaaaattctaacgTAAccaatgacatttaaaaacattagtAGCACTACCCTTCTGATACTTGGTGTCAGTTCAGAATTCTTAAAGCTGCCACCAGAGGCAGACAAAATTTGTTGAAGTGTGGAGGGCATACTCCTTACAATTACTACAGGCCTATGTAAATTTAAGGTAGTTGCCAAATCATGAAGAAAAGAACTATTATTTTTTAGACGGTTAGGGAAATTTGGGGCACTGGCAGTAAAATGCCTGGTGTTTATGGATCCTGACAGTGTCTTCCTTCTGGAACTGgtaagttttcatttatttgaaaacaaaattactatTACCATGttattataatataaataacaaatCCATGCAGCAGACCTGCTCTGTCACATCTCAGCAATACACAGCAACAACCACGCAGACTTTGCTGTTCCACTAGATGGCACCTCTGGAACGTACTGcatctttatttaaattgtaGAGGTTCCTAACACCAGTAATTAAAGCGTTAAATATTGCAGTTAGCCTCAACCCCCACAGCTTTTAGGCTGTGCGCTCCATAAGATATGCATGAGAAGCAATACAGAAAGGCAATGGTGACCTTAAGAACTCTGTTAGTACGAAGAAAGCATCCAAGTAGAAACCAGGAAAACCTGATGCTTGGAAACCTGTGTGACTAGAGGTGTAATAATGCATTACTAAGTCCTTACTGTTAGAAATATAGAAGGGTTATTATCAGCAGCGATACTACTTTTCTTATTGCTACTTTCCTCCTTCAAATTGCCAATCTGAAAGCAGATAATGTGATGCAGAACTTGCTTGAGGATGCTTTGGAGATCTTGAGGATGAGAGAAGCTACTAGTGCCAAAACCGCTTATCCTAATTTCATTTATATGGTAACCTATTCACATGCTTTcacaaaatacagtttaaacATTTTGGAATGCAtgatgaaaagatgaaatagaAAGGGAGCAGTCACATGTTCTGGAAgcggggggacggggacagACAGGGACTTTGAAGTAGCCTTTGCCAGGAAGATACGTACTTGAACTACAGAACTGAAGGACAACAACAAACCTCCCCAGAGAAGCACTCAAAGGTGTTTCAGACCAATTATCTTGCACTACTGCTTTGATGGTGAAACTTTTTCATAAACCAGCCTCTGAGGCTTTTTTAGTGCAACTGCAGACCAGGTGCATTATAATGTTTTTAAGGTATGCCAGCTGCATGTGAAAGTACTTCATAATTAGGTGAATAGAAGAAATGTGTTGCCTTCTGGGTTCTACAATAGTTCAAGCAGACAatgaaaaaccaaaagaacagcCAGGATTCACAAACTCTCAAATACTTTCTCTAATGATgatatgaaaaaagaaaagttataaaAGTCATAGATAAAAATGTAAGGCGTTGTATTAGCTTGTTATTATTGTTTCTAAAAGTTGGTCTTTCTGACAGACTTACACAGAGTACTTCTAAACAGCATGTAACACTTTCCCCTGGTATCATCATCAGTACCTTGAAGGTTACTAACTTTTACTCAAAGGCTTTTAAGACATACATTTGTGTGTAGCCTCCTAATAATTTTCTTGCATGCTATTCTGTGCAATGACTATTAATATGGAACAAGCCAACATTTTAGCATAAGAAGAAACCAGCAAGTGAAATCACATAAGCCTGTACTTTTTTTATAGCCCCaactctgctggaaaaaaacaacaaaatgaaacataatCCCAAGAAgataaagaaacacaaaatgaaacaaaagctaaaaaaataaaggtaacaATAGAATGCATTCTACAAAAAGACCAGCAATTATGTGATccaattatttataaaataatttgtttcccATTCTGGGCACCTTGGTTAAGTCACCAAAAACATTGTTTCTGTTCAAACACCTTTACATCACTATAGTACATTAAAGAAGATGTATAGTGAAACACAAGATCAAGCATCCTATCTGCCTCAaatacacatggaaaaaaaaacctccaaccgATGTTATTGCTTTATAATTATTTGCAGTGCTTAGGGAAATATGTCTTAATTCTACCCTTTGCTCACACAGACCAGTTTGCTTCCCACCTAACaccctgctgctcttccctcctATGGAGCTCTTCACACCTGACTCAAACCTGAGTCAGAGGTTCTGCTCATCCGGGGGCAAAAAGCTGCTGATGCAACTCCCCACCCCGccacccatttttttttcttccgtttttttttttattctcttccgAAAGAGCAACTTCTCAAAATCCTTTTGTCAGCTACGTGCATTACAACCGATCAAACAGGCAGAGTTGCTAGTGAACATCTGCTTACAGTCAACACAGACCCTAGCTGTTTCTTACTGGAATTTCATTTTGAGTGTGAGgtaaaaaaggaggaaaagatcATTATCtttcacaaaaatatatttagtggTGTAATGAAAGATCTAGTGCAAAAAAGCTTGTgtttttacagaaggaaaaaaatacctcgGGTTGAAACTACACCTAGCAAAGGCTAAGGCCCAGCGCTCGCTGGGGGCTTGGCGCCTTCACTGTCCCTCGGTACCTCACAGACCGCCGCGGTTACACAGAACCCGCTCGGTCAGGGAGCGAAGCACGTACGGCCCCGGGAAACCAGGGACGCttcagcagcccagctgcagcagcgaGACCCGTACCTACAGCACTGCTCCCGCCTCCGCGCAACCAGCAACGCACCCTACACGGACCAACCCGCTCCTATCCGCCCTTCGCCCGGGCCCGCTGCGGCCCCTCTtagccccggccccgcccccgtTGCCATGGGGCCCGCGGgccgcccctcccccgccgccacGACGGGCCGCTGGGCCCGGGCCCGCCCCTGCCGCGCGCCGCCTCCCCGCGCTGCCATTggccggcgcggcgcggggcccgGCATGCCCGGCTCCCTCCGCGGCGCCCGGCGACCTCACGTGATCCCGCCCCAAGatggccgccgccgccctctTGTTTTGATGAATAATCTCTGCGCGGGGCAGGGGccgcggcgcgggcgggggcCGAGGTCGAGGGGCGCGGGAGGGCCGGGGCAGCCGGGGGGTGGCTCCCCCTGGGCcacggcggcgggcggcgcggagcgggccaggggcggcggcggcggcggcggggccggctgCCGGCGGGCGaggcgcggcgcggccgccccggAGATGCCCTTGTGAGGCGCGCCGGGGCGCAGAGGCGACCGCAGAGCGCGTCCTCGGAgctgccccgcggcggggcgggggaaggCGCCCTCCCGCCGTCCACCATTAAGAGGAAGGCGATGGAGGAGCTGAGCGCGGACGAGGTGAGCCTGCGGGCCGCGGGGCCTGGGGGCGGCTGTgccgcggggcgggggtgggcgggctgccctgggcctgtgcccgccgcggggggctCCCGGTGCGGCAggagcgcggcccggccccagcccgcTCGGCCCCCGCGGCCGGGGGCTTCGGCCGGGGGCGCTGCCCAGCACGGCGCGTGCTCCCGAGCAGCCCCGTTTGGCGGAGCCGGGCAaggcgccgccgcccggggggggccgggggtcccGGGTTTGGTGCCGGGCCTGCCTGGAGCCTTACCGGGGTCCCTGCGGATCGCTCCTGCGGCCTCTGCTGCTCTCGCCCAGGGGTCGCAGGGGTGACGTCGCGGTGGGCACCCATCTGGCGCGGGACAGCGACAGCGCAGCCGGTGTCTTCTCTCTCCCGTTCTAAAGGGTGGCGGCTTCTTGTTTGTCTGTGTTGGGTTGGGGTTTAGTGCAGACCGAAGTCTTCTGCTTTGCTCACGTATTGGAGCGCTCTCAGATGAGTTTTGTTGTGGCAGTGACCGGGATGCAGGGAGCTGCCCGCTCCCCCAGCGGAATGCCCAGGTCACGCTCAACCTAACGTTTTCTCTTACCTGtttgaaataccattttcatGTTACAGCATATCGCACATGTATAACATGCATCGCACACAGATAACGTGTATGGCACTGGACCAGCTGCAGTGTAGGCTCGTGGATGTGCTTATACTCTAGGGAGCAtcaaaagaagttatttttgttctgtagcATCTCTTCAGGTGGGATTGCAGAACAAGGTGTCAGCTGTTGTCACTCACATTTGTTTCCAGAAAGTTGAGATGTTCCTGGCTATGTTGTGTGTCGTGA
Proteins encoded:
- the RBP7 gene encoding retinoid-binding protein 7 encodes the protein MPVDFSGTWILFSNDNFEGYMVALGIDFATRKIAKMLKPQKVIKQDGDSFYIHTTSTFRDYLLQFKVGEEFEEDNKGLDNRKCKSLVTWENDRLVCIQTGEKKNRGWTHWLEGDDLHLELRCENQVCKQVFKRA